From a region of the Geothrix sp. 21YS21S-2 genome:
- a CDS encoding IS701 family transposase, protein MVETAESRARFDAYAGLLAKAAGHADRREPMALYCQGLILPGDRKSVEPMAARLDPVHVQARHQSLHHLVAQAGWSDDAVLRVARDYAREAMEIQGPIEAWIVDDTGFPKKGTHSVGVAHQYCGPFGKTSNCQCAVSLSMASRWSSVPVAFRLYLPEAWAKDMERRAEAGVPEAVVFQPKWQIALALIDGQRTDKEPDLPVLADAGYGDIFGFREGLTERHLVYAVGVSKTTTVWANGNGPLPPRKPGGKGHPAKRLRRDDEHQPETVKALAEALPKAAWAKVPWGEGTRGIMESRFAALRVRPAHRDNTRAEMHPEEWLLIEWPESEQEPTKYWFSTLPEATPLRQLVRVTKLRWRIERDYQEMKDELGLDHYEGRGWRGFHHHLSLCAATYAFIVAERSRLSPPTIQSIFGFIHAPPQPAPLPRGHRALPP, encoded by the coding sequence ATGGTTGAGACTGCCGAAAGCCGTGCGCGTTTCGATGCCTACGCCGGATTACTGGCGAAGGCGGCCGGCCATGCCGATCGCCGTGAGCCAATGGCGCTCTATTGCCAGGGTTTGATCCTGCCCGGGGATCGAAAAAGCGTTGAGCCGATGGCAGCGCGGTTGGACCCGGTGCACGTCCAGGCCCGGCACCAATCCTTGCACCACCTGGTGGCTCAAGCGGGTTGGAGTGATGACGCGGTTCTCCGGGTGGCCCGGGACTATGCTCGCGAAGCCATGGAGATCCAGGGGCCGATTGAAGCCTGGATTGTCGATGACACAGGTTTCCCCAAAAAGGGGACGCACTCGGTTGGCGTGGCCCATCAGTATTGCGGGCCATTCGGAAAGACCTCCAATTGCCAATGCGCCGTGAGCTTGTCCATGGCCTCCCGCTGGAGCAGTGTGCCCGTGGCGTTCCGGTTGTATCTTCCGGAGGCCTGGGCCAAGGACATGGAACGCCGTGCCGAGGCCGGTGTTCCCGAGGCGGTTGTCTTTCAGCCCAAATGGCAAATTGCGCTCGCCCTCATTGATGGTCAGCGCACGGACAAGGAACCTGACCTGCCCGTGCTGGCTGATGCGGGCTACGGCGACATTTTCGGTTTCAGGGAAGGGTTGACGGAACGGCACCTCGTCTACGCAGTGGGGGTCAGCAAAACCACGACCGTCTGGGCGAACGGCAATGGGCCGCTGCCCCCCAGAAAACCCGGCGGAAAGGGACATCCGGCCAAGAGACTGAGGAGGGATGATGAGCATCAGCCCGAGACGGTCAAAGCCCTGGCGGAGGCCCTGCCCAAGGCCGCCTGGGCGAAGGTGCCGTGGGGAGAGGGAACCCGGGGCATCATGGAATCCCGGTTCGCGGCGCTGCGCGTTCGTCCCGCTCATCGAGACAACACTCGAGCGGAAATGCACCCGGAGGAGTGGTTGTTGATTGAGTGGCCCGAATCCGAGCAGGAGCCCACCAAGTATTGGTTTTCGACCCTGCCAGAGGCCACGCCACTCCGGCAATTGGTCCGGGTCACGAAACTGCGCTGGCGGATCGAGCGGGACTACCAGGAGATGAAAGACGAACTCGGCCTGGACCACTATGAGGGCCGTGGATGGCGGGGATTCCACCATCACTTGAGTCTATGCGCCGCCACGTATGCCTTCATTGTGGCGGAACGAAGCCGCCTTTCCCCCCCTACGATCCAATCCATCTTTGGCTTCATTCACGCACCACCCCAGCCCGCCCCCCTTCCCAGAGGACACCGCGCCCTTCCGCCCTGA
- a CDS encoding PLP-dependent aminotransferase family protein yields MLLKLEEGPSPKGRQIVDQVQRLIRDGHLNPGEALPSTRHLAERLALHRSTVATAYQELWALGWLELRPGAVPRVRRRGALAAPALPERGAFPWRERLTLPLEPPPRPRPEGLISFNSLGMDPRLIPVEPLARSLKAALHREGARLLDYGDPRGLPSLRAVLAQRMGRHGVQAAPEEILVTQGAQQALDLALRALTRPGDAVLVEAPTYDHMLRLLALHRLRPLAIPEGPEGPDLAALERLAQRESPVLLYTMPSFQNPTGRCLPQSQREGLLALCERLALPILEDGFEEEMKYFGRAMLPLKSMDRAGLVLYAGTFSKVLAPGLRLGWLAGSATCLGALAGLRRSTDLGPSPILQAALEDFLLKGHFDQHLARLHRTFRRRMETALAALRRELDPALATWTAPSGGYLIWLALHGTPPAGLEAALHAHGVDARSGSSYFNDPESGKPFLRLSISGLDEAEITEGIARLGRALGALRHE; encoded by the coding sequence ATGCTGCTGAAACTGGAGGAGGGACCGAGTCCCAAGGGCCGCCAGATCGTCGACCAGGTCCAGCGTCTGATCCGGGATGGACACCTGAATCCGGGCGAGGCCCTGCCTTCCACCCGCCATCTGGCGGAGCGCCTCGCCCTGCACCGGTCCACGGTGGCCACGGCCTACCAGGAGCTGTGGGCCCTGGGCTGGCTGGAACTGCGTCCCGGGGCCGTCCCCAGGGTCCGGCGGCGGGGAGCGCTCGCGGCACCCGCCCTCCCGGAGCGGGGGGCCTTCCCGTGGCGGGAACGGCTCACCCTGCCCCTGGAGCCGCCGCCCCGGCCCCGGCCCGAAGGTCTCATTTCCTTCAACAGCCTCGGGATGGACCCCCGCCTGATCCCCGTGGAACCCCTGGCGCGGTCCCTGAAGGCAGCCCTGCACCGCGAGGGCGCCCGGCTCCTGGACTACGGCGATCCCCGGGGCCTCCCCTCCCTGCGGGCCGTGCTGGCCCAGCGCATGGGCCGCCACGGCGTCCAGGCCGCCCCGGAGGAGATCCTCGTCACCCAGGGGGCCCAGCAGGCCCTGGACCTGGCCCTCAGGGCCCTCACCCGCCCCGGGGACGCGGTCCTGGTCGAAGCCCCCACCTACGATCACATGCTCCGCCTCCTGGCCCTCCACCGGCTGCGGCCCCTGGCCATCCCCGAGGGCCCGGAAGGCCCGGACCTGGCCGCCCTGGAGCGCCTCGCGCAACGGGAGAGCCCGGTTCTCCTGTACACCATGCCCAGCTTCCAGAACCCCACGGGCCGCTGCCTTCCCCAGTCCCAGCGGGAGGGCCTGCTGGCCCTCTGCGAGCGCCTGGCCCTGCCCATCCTGGAGGACGGCTTCGAGGAGGAGATGAAGTACTTCGGCCGCGCCATGCTGCCCCTCAAGTCCATGGACCGCGCGGGCCTCGTGCTCTACGCCGGCACCTTCTCCAAGGTCCTGGCCCCCGGACTGCGCCTGGGCTGGCTCGCGGGCTCCGCCACCTGCCTGGGGGCCCTGGCCGGCCTCCGGCGCTCCACGGACCTGGGCCCCTCCCCCATCCTCCAGGCCGCCCTGGAGGACTTCCTGCTCAAGGGCCACTTCGACCAGCACCTCGCGCGGCTCCACCGCACCTTCCGGCGCCGCATGGAGACAGCGCTCGCCGCGCTGCGCCGGGAGCTCGACCCCGCCCTCGCCACCTGGACGGCCCCTTCGGGAGGCTACCTCATCTGGCTCGCCCTGCACGGGACCCCTCCGGCCGGCCTGGAGGCGGCCCTGCACGCCCACGGGGTGGACGCCCGCAGCGGCTCGTCCTACTTCAACGACCCGGAATCCGGGAAACCCTTCCTCCGCCTTTCCATCTCCGGCCTGGACGAGGCGGAGATCACCGAAGGCATCGCCCGACTGGGCCGCGCCCTGGGAGCCCTCCGCCATGAATGA
- a CDS encoding 4Fe-4S binding protein: MDAAYRTGSRPLTAVADAAFGFLKRTLLAYQQPHFAQGALLTVLLLAILLLNLSERRFWCRYLCPLGALLGLLGRWSLLKRETAEGCNACGVCDRDCQAGLAASRAGAWNAGECLYCMACDDACPKNAVTFGFSRRPAPAALDLGRRNVLLAGGAGLASVAVSRATPPFDPGRANPALLRPPGACPEPEFLARCVKCGECMKVCTTNGLQPTFLEAGAEGIWSPILVPARGYCEFRCTLCGQVCPTGAIRTLTQARKAEWRIGTAMFDRGRCLPHAHATPCIVCEEVCPTPTKAIWFEEVTVKDRDGRDVRVKQPHVDLKLCIGCGICEAKCPVSDRPAVYVTSIGETRSRRNQLLLDAGSPY; the protein is encoded by the coding sequence ATGGACGCCGCGTACCGGACCGGCTCCCGACCGCTCACCGCGGTGGCCGACGCCGCCTTCGGCTTCCTGAAGAGGACCCTCCTGGCCTACCAGCAGCCGCACTTCGCCCAGGGGGCGCTCCTCACCGTCCTGCTCCTGGCCATCCTGCTCCTGAACCTCTCCGAACGGCGCTTCTGGTGCCGCTACCTCTGCCCTCTGGGCGCGCTGCTGGGGCTCCTGGGCCGCTGGTCCCTCCTGAAGCGCGAGACGGCCGAAGGCTGCAACGCCTGCGGGGTCTGCGACCGGGACTGCCAGGCCGGGCTCGCCGCCTCCAGAGCCGGTGCCTGGAACGCCGGCGAGTGCCTCTACTGCATGGCCTGCGACGACGCCTGCCCGAAGAACGCCGTGACCTTCGGCTTCTCCCGCAGGCCCGCCCCGGCCGCCCTGGACCTGGGCCGGCGCAACGTCCTCCTCGCCGGGGGCGCGGGCCTGGCCTCCGTGGCCGTCTCCCGCGCGACGCCCCCCTTCGATCCCGGCCGGGCCAATCCCGCCCTGCTGCGCCCCCCCGGGGCCTGCCCCGAACCCGAATTCCTGGCCCGCTGCGTGAAGTGCGGCGAATGCATGAAGGTCTGCACCACCAACGGCCTCCAGCCCACCTTCCTGGAGGCCGGGGCCGAGGGCATCTGGTCCCCCATCCTGGTGCCGGCCCGCGGCTACTGCGAGTTCCGGTGCACCCTCTGCGGCCAGGTGTGCCCCACGGGGGCCATCCGCACCCTCACCCAGGCCCGGAAGGCCGAGTGGCGCATCGGCACGGCCATGTTCGACCGGGGCCGCTGCCTGCCCCACGCCCACGCCACCCCCTGCATCGTCTGCGAGGAGGTCTGCCCCACCCCCACCAAGGCCATCTGGTTCGAGGAGGTGACGGTGAAGGACCGGGACGGCCGGGACGTGCGCGTCAAGCAGCCCCACGTGGACCTGAAGCTCTGCATCGGCTGCGGCATCTGCGAGGCGAAGTGCCCCGTCTCCGACAGGCCGGCGGTGTACGTCACGTCCATCGGCGAGACCCGCTCCAGGCGCAACCAGCTGCTGCTGGACGCCGGCTCCCCGTACTAG
- a CDS encoding PAS domain S-box protein, which translates to MDDSLVQEDHAGPAAPRRRMDILEAVLDESTDPIFNILEDGTYRYVNRAFSTPFGREPGQVIGGRIYDLFSPDEAEKRMTVVRKAFATGQPIVFEVRVPTAQGDTFYITSVKPIRGSEGSVTSVVCISKDITERKRVELEREELIRNLRAALQEVRTLSGLLPICSHCKKIRDDKGYWTQIESYIRDHSQADFTHGICPECTRQFFPEAP; encoded by the coding sequence TTGGATGATTCTTTGGTCCAGGAGGACCACGCGGGCCCGGCCGCCCCCAGGCGGCGCATGGACATTCTCGAGGCGGTCCTGGACGAGTCCACGGACCCCATCTTCAACATCCTGGAGGACGGGACCTACCGTTACGTGAACCGGGCCTTCTCCACCCCCTTCGGCCGGGAGCCGGGTCAGGTCATCGGGGGCCGGATCTACGACCTCTTCTCCCCGGACGAGGCCGAGAAGCGCATGACCGTGGTGCGCAAGGCCTTCGCGACGGGCCAGCCCATCGTCTTCGAGGTGCGGGTGCCCACGGCCCAGGGGGACACCTTCTACATCACGTCCGTGAAACCCATCCGCGGGTCCGAAGGCAGCGTCACCTCGGTGGTGTGCATCTCCAAGGACATCACCGAACGCAAGCGGGTGGAGCTGGAGCGGGAGGAGCTCATACGGAACCTGAGGGCCGCGCTGCAGGAGGTGCGGACCCTCTCGGGGCTGCTGCCCATCTGCTCCCACTGCAAGAAGATCCGCGACGACAAGGGCTACTGGACGCAGATCGAGAGCTACATCCGCGACCACTCCCAGGCCGACTTCACCCACGGGATCTGCCCCGAGTGCACCCGGCAGTTCTTCCCGGAAGCCCCCTGA
- a CDS encoding serine hydrolase domain-containing protein → MPIPSPSVAGLILCLAFPGLAAGLSDPDPAVRWKAVVALAAQGAGAVPEAVRVLETGDAAGREAAARVLARLGPAACAAAPSLGRALKDPEALVRERAAQALGALGTCAAPSARALAEALADADIYVQGQAALALGRLGPGAVPVLAGALDSPEAAVRKGAATALGRLGSAAAPAEPGLVKALAAKDGAERQDAAFALGAAGAGAPALREALADPDEDVRWAASWALDRMGAAPGGTVETIRALAPRLMKELKVPGVSIAVIRDREIVWSGAFGVADAQAGTPAARETVFEACSMSKPVFAYLALLLADRGQLDLDRPLCAYLPGDGLPAQAEYRLITARMVLSHTSGLPNWRKDGEEREGPVPVAFKPGSRFLYSGEGMFLLQRVVERIADEPLELLAERMVFRPLGMGRSSFVWTPAVEASLAAGHKADGSFNVRSRYLHANAAYTLYTTADDYARFLLAFLDPAKGGLSAAGLKAALTAQVKLDAREPMERPGAARGLGVGWCLGWSVNATRRGDIFHHSGSNQTGFRCFSQFDPARGTGLVILTNGLSGGSLWVRLVSRVGDL, encoded by the coding sequence ATGCCGATCCCATCCCCGTCCGTGGCCGGCCTCATCCTCTGCCTCGCCTTCCCGGGCCTGGCCGCAGGCCTTTCCGACCCGGACCCGGCGGTGCGCTGGAAGGCGGTGGTGGCTCTGGCCGCCCAGGGTGCCGGGGCGGTGCCCGAGGCCGTCCGGGTCCTGGAGACCGGCGACGCCGCGGGCCGGGAGGCCGCGGCCCGGGTGCTGGCGCGGCTGGGCCCCGCGGCCTGCGCGGCGGCGCCGTCCCTGGGCCGGGCCCTGAAGGACCCCGAGGCGCTGGTCCGGGAGCGCGCCGCTCAGGCCCTGGGGGCCCTGGGAACCTGCGCGGCGCCTTCGGCGCGGGCGCTGGCGGAGGCCCTGGCCGATGCGGACATCTACGTCCAGGGCCAGGCCGCCCTGGCCCTGGGCCGGCTCGGGCCCGGGGCCGTGCCGGTCCTGGCCGGGGCCCTGGACTCGCCGGAGGCCGCGGTGCGCAAGGGCGCCGCCACCGCCCTGGGACGCCTGGGCTCCGCGGCGGCGCCGGCGGAGCCGGGCCTCGTCAAGGCCCTGGCGGCGAAGGACGGTGCCGAACGCCAGGACGCGGCCTTCGCGCTGGGCGCGGCCGGGGCGGGCGCGCCCGCGCTGCGGGAGGCCCTGGCCGACCCCGACGAGGACGTGCGGTGGGCGGCGTCCTGGGCCCTGGACCGCATGGGGGCGGCGCCCGGCGGCACCGTCGAGACGATCCGGGCGCTGGCGCCGCGGCTGATGAAGGAACTGAAGGTGCCGGGCGTGTCCATCGCCGTGATCCGGGACCGGGAGATCGTGTGGAGCGGAGCCTTCGGCGTCGCGGACGCCCAGGCGGGCACCCCCGCGGCGCGGGAAACCGTGTTCGAGGCCTGCTCCATGTCCAAGCCGGTGTTCGCGTACCTCGCGCTCCTCCTGGCGGACCGGGGCCAGCTGGACCTGGACCGGCCCCTCTGCGCCTACCTTCCCGGGGACGGGCTCCCCGCCCAGGCCGAGTACCGGCTCATCACGGCGCGCATGGTCCTCTCCCACACGTCGGGCCTGCCCAACTGGCGCAAGGACGGCGAGGAGCGGGAGGGGCCGGTGCCGGTGGCGTTCAAGCCCGGGTCGCGGTTCCTCTACTCGGGGGAGGGGATGTTCCTCCTCCAGCGGGTGGTGGAGCGCATCGCCGACGAACCCCTGGAGCTGCTGGCGGAGCGCATGGTCTTCAGGCCGCTGGGCATGGGCCGGTCCAGCTTCGTGTGGACCCCGGCCGTCGAGGCCTCGCTCGCCGCCGGCCACAAGGCGGACGGGAGCTTCAACGTCCGCTCCCGCTACCTCCACGCCAACGCGGCCTACACCCTCTACACCACCGCGGACGACTACGCCCGGTTCCTGCTGGCCTTCCTGGACCCGGCCAAGGGGGGCCTGTCGGCGGCCGGGCTCAAGGCCGCGCTCACCGCCCAGGTGAAGCTGGACGCCCGGGAGCCCATGGAGCGTCCCGGCGCGGCCCGGGGGCTGGGGGTGGGCTGGTGCCTGGGCTGGTCCGTGAACGCCACCCGGAGGGGGGACATCTTCCACCACTCCGGCTCGAACCAGACCGGCTTCCGGTGCTTCAGCCAGTTCGATCCCGCCCGGGGCACGGGGCTGGTGATCCTGACGAACGGCTTGAGCGGCGGCAGCCTCTGGGTCAGGCTGGTCAGCCGGGTGGGGGACCTCTAG
- a CDS encoding OmpP1/FadL family transporter — MQKPMCRTLTCTALTLALAPAALASGFQLREQSPSAQGNSFAGISAGGTDIGSMFFNPATLTRFQGNEFVGGASQIQPSAKLEGGSASRAAALGGSAITGTSGGDAGRSAALPVLYALWSLSPDLKLGFSLNSPFGLTSEYGSDWIGRYHAMKSTMTIVEVAPNVAWRISPKWSVGAAVVARHVDATLSNAVDFGAVGAAYRIPGFAPGAQDGIATVKGKQWRPGYKLGILFEPRADVRIGAAYQSAIDFKLKGEVTYQGVPAALAANFRNGGATPMANQPGTASLGAAWDATPALTLQAEAARTFWSHFKEIRIAFATGQADSVTPEHWKDSWFLALGLTWRPGGAWTLRTGVALDQTPTTDTYRTPRIPDSERTWASAGAGYAVTRAFSVDVSYSRLFVKNSNLDLTATAGGPDFFRGTIHGTFHNRVDIIALQGRLKF; from the coding sequence ATGCAAAAACCCATGTGCCGCACCCTGACCTGCACCGCCCTGACCCTTGCCCTGGCGCCCGCGGCCCTCGCCTCGGGCTTCCAGCTGCGGGAGCAGAGCCCCAGCGCCCAGGGGAACTCCTTCGCGGGCATTTCCGCCGGGGGCACCGATATCGGCTCCATGTTCTTCAATCCGGCCACCCTGACCCGTTTCCAGGGCAATGAATTCGTGGGCGGCGCCAGCCAGATCCAGCCCTCCGCGAAGCTGGAGGGCGGCAGCGCCTCCCGTGCCGCGGCCCTGGGCGGGAGCGCCATCACCGGCACCTCCGGCGGCGATGCCGGCCGGAGCGCGGCCCTGCCGGTCCTCTACGCGCTGTGGAGCCTCAGCCCCGACCTCAAGCTGGGGTTCTCCCTGAACAGCCCCTTCGGGCTCACCAGCGAGTACGGCTCCGACTGGATCGGGCGCTACCACGCCATGAAGTCCACCATGACCATCGTCGAGGTCGCTCCCAACGTGGCCTGGCGCATCAGCCCGAAGTGGTCGGTGGGCGCGGCCGTGGTGGCCCGCCACGTGGACGCCACCCTCAGCAATGCCGTCGACTTCGGCGCCGTGGGCGCCGCCTACCGCATCCCAGGCTTCGCGCCCGGGGCCCAGGACGGCATCGCCACCGTGAAGGGCAAGCAGTGGCGCCCCGGCTACAAGCTGGGAATCCTCTTCGAGCCCCGGGCCGACGTGCGGATCGGCGCGGCCTACCAGTCCGCCATCGACTTCAAGCTCAAGGGGGAGGTGACCTACCAGGGCGTCCCGGCCGCCCTGGCCGCCAACTTCCGCAACGGCGGCGCCACGCCCATGGCCAACCAGCCTGGCACCGCCTCCCTGGGCGCGGCCTGGGACGCCACCCCGGCCCTCACCCTGCAGGCCGAAGCGGCCCGCACCTTCTGGTCGCACTTCAAGGAGATCCGCATCGCCTTCGCCACCGGCCAGGCCGATTCGGTCACGCCCGAGCATTGGAAGGACTCCTGGTTCCTGGCCCTGGGCCTCACCTGGCGCCCCGGCGGGGCCTGGACGCTGCGCACCGGCGTGGCCCTGGACCAGACGCCCACCACCGACACCTACCGCACCCCCCGCATCCCCGACTCCGAAAGAACCTGGGCCTCCGCCGGCGCCGGCTACGCGGTCACCCGGGCCTTCTCCGTGGACGTGAGCTACAGCCGCCTCTTCGTGAAGAACTCCAACCTCGACCTCACGGCGACTGCGGGCGGTCCGGACTTCTTCCGGGGCACCATCCATGGAACCTTCCACAACCGGGTGGACATCATCGCCCTGCAGGGGCGCCTGAAGTTCTGA
- a CDS encoding M14 family metallopeptidase — protein sequence MRFVTLASALLVTALSAGSPPPTRFERSGGLETPRLAETVEECRALAKASPWVRVGTFGRSPQGRALPLVIVDRDRAFDPARARAKGKLVVMIQACIHAGESDGKDAGLRFLKELCVDRKHGALLDRLVFLFLPVFNVDGHERFGPHNRINQNGPKEMGWRSNAAGLNLNRDYLKADAPEMRAWLKLHQAWLPDVFLDCHATDGADYQYPLTIAREAGPGDTWFLEAGLGAWIRDSFLPGLRSGLEADGVPTTEYIVFRTWHDPRSGLVIGPSGPRYSQGYQSAQNRMGLLLETHMLKPYAVRVEATRLALLRTSELVARERDTVVRLNRAADAFTASAAFRAVPMPLGFRDDGTSEPMAFKGFAYDRTTSDLTGGDWFTYDPSRPQTFQIPRFGHLKVTASARVPEAYLVPPEWTEVIARIEAQGIPHRRLAKPVTLPVSGWRFRDVVFRRTPTEGRQRVESLVQEAFDGTREFPAGTVVVPTGNRLARIIVHLLEPASEESLLRWGFFNTIFEQKEYGESYVLEPLARKMLAADPALKAAYERRKAEDKAFAADPDAQLNWFYQRSPWGDPNLGIYPVGRIFDAAAAASL from the coding sequence ATGCGGTTCGTCACTCTGGCCTCGGCCCTGCTCGTCACGGCCCTGTCCGCCGGGAGTCCGCCTCCCACCCGGTTCGAGCGCTCCGGGGGCCTCGAGACGCCCCGGCTGGCCGAGACGGTGGAGGAATGCAGGGCCCTGGCCAAGGCCTCGCCCTGGGTGCGGGTGGGCACCTTCGGCCGCAGCCCCCAGGGCCGCGCCCTGCCCCTGGTGATCGTGGACCGGGACCGCGCCTTCGACCCGGCCCGCGCCCGGGCCAAGGGCAAGCTGGTGGTCATGATCCAGGCCTGCATCCACGCCGGCGAATCCGACGGCAAGGACGCGGGGCTGCGCTTCCTCAAGGAGCTGTGCGTCGACCGGAAGCACGGGGCCCTCCTGGACCGGCTCGTTTTCCTGTTCCTGCCCGTCTTCAACGTGGACGGCCACGAGCGCTTCGGCCCGCACAACCGCATCAACCAGAACGGCCCCAAGGAGATGGGCTGGCGCAGCAACGCGGCCGGGCTGAACCTGAACCGGGACTACCTCAAGGCGGACGCCCCCGAGATGCGGGCCTGGCTGAAGCTGCACCAGGCCTGGCTCCCGGACGTCTTCCTCGACTGCCACGCCACCGACGGAGCCGACTACCAGTATCCCCTCACCATCGCCCGCGAGGCGGGCCCCGGGGACACCTGGTTCCTGGAAGCGGGTCTGGGCGCCTGGATCCGGGACAGCTTCCTGCCAGGGCTCCGGTCCGGACTGGAGGCCGACGGCGTGCCCACCACCGAGTACATCGTCTTCCGCACCTGGCACGACCCCCGCAGCGGCCTCGTCATCGGTCCTTCCGGCCCCCGCTACTCCCAGGGGTACCAGTCGGCGCAGAACCGCATGGGACTCCTCCTGGAGACCCACATGCTCAAGCCCTACGCCGTGCGGGTGGAGGCCACCCGGCTGGCGCTGCTGCGCACGTCCGAACTCGTGGCCCGGGAGCGGGACACCGTGGTCCGCCTCAACCGCGCCGCCGACGCCTTCACCGCCAGCGCCGCCTTCCGCGCGGTCCCCATGCCCCTGGGCTTCAGGGACGACGGCACCTCCGAGCCCATGGCCTTCAAGGGTTTCGCCTACGACCGCACCACCAGCGACCTCACGGGCGGGGACTGGTTCACCTACGACCCCTCGCGCCCCCAGACCTTCCAGATCCCCCGCTTCGGCCACCTGAAGGTCACCGCCTCGGCCCGGGTGCCCGAGGCCTACCTCGTCCCCCCCGAGTGGACCGAGGTCATCGCCCGCATCGAGGCCCAGGGCATCCCCCACCGCCGCCTGGCGAAGCCCGTGACGCTGCCGGTCTCCGGCTGGCGCTTCCGGGACGTGGTCTTCCGCCGGACCCCCACCGAGGGCCGCCAGCGGGTGGAGAGCCTGGTGCAGGAGGCGTTCGACGGCACCCGGGAGTTCCCCGCGGGCACGGTGGTGGTGCCCACCGGCAACCGCCTGGCGCGGATCATCGTCCACCTGCTGGAGCCCGCCTCCGAGGAGAGCCTGCTGCGGTGGGGCTTCTTCAACACCATCTTCGAGCAGAAGGAGTACGGCGAGAGCTACGTGCTCGAGCCCCTGGCCCGGAAGATGCTCGCGGCCGACCCCGCCCTCAAGGCCGCCTACGAGCGCCGCAAGGCCGAGGACAAGGCCTTCGCCGCCGACCCGGACGCCCAGCTCAACTGGTTCTACCAGCGCTCCCCCTGGGGGGATCCGAACCTGGGGATCTACCCGGTAGGCCGGATCTTCGACGCCGCGGCGGCCGCGAGCCTCTAG
- the panE gene encoding 2-dehydropantoate 2-reductase yields MRILIVGAGGIGGYYGGRLLEAGRDVTFLVRPERARKLAAAGLSIRSPFGDVHRSAPPTVLAGDLGEPFDLVLLSCKAYDLDEAVEAFAPAVGPGTAVLPLLNGMGHFDLLDRRFGAGRVLGGSCFISSALDAEGAVVHFNRLHGLVFGERNGERTPRAEALEAQLCGAGFDGRLSGDIVQELWEKWVFIASAAGITCLLRGSVGDIVAAGNAGLGVALLEECASVAAAHGHAPRAQSLEKARAILTEPGSAMTSSMFRDLEAGGRIEGGHIIGDLLRRGAGPLPMLALVDASLRTYQARRAREA; encoded by the coding sequence ATGCGGATTCTGATCGTTGGCGCCGGCGGCATCGGGGGTTACTACGGGGGGAGGCTCCTGGAGGCGGGGCGGGACGTCACGTTCCTGGTGCGCCCGGAGCGGGCCCGGAAGCTGGCCGCGGCGGGGCTGTCCATCCGCAGCCCCTTCGGGGACGTCCACCGCAGCGCGCCGCCCACGGTCCTGGCCGGGGACCTGGGGGAGCCCTTCGATCTGGTGCTGCTCAGCTGCAAGGCCTACGACCTGGATGAGGCCGTGGAGGCCTTCGCGCCGGCGGTGGGGCCCGGGACGGCCGTCCTGCCCCTGCTCAACGGCATGGGGCACTTCGACCTGCTGGACAGGCGCTTCGGCGCCGGGCGGGTCCTGGGCGGGTCCTGCTTCATCTCATCGGCCCTGGACGCCGAGGGCGCCGTGGTGCATTTCAACCGCCTGCACGGCCTGGTCTTCGGCGAGCGGAACGGGGAGCGCACGCCCCGGGCGGAGGCCCTGGAGGCCCAGCTCTGCGGGGCCGGGTTCGACGGCCGCCTGAGCGGGGACATCGTCCAGGAGCTCTGGGAGAAGTGGGTGTTCATCGCCTCCGCCGCCGGGATCACCTGCCTCCTGCGGGGCTCGGTGGGCGACATCGTGGCCGCGGGCAACGCCGGCCTGGGGGTGGCCCTGCTTGAGGAGTGCGCTTCCGTGGCGGCCGCCCACGGCCACGCGCCCCGGGCGCAAAGCCTGGAGAAGGCCCGGGCCATCCTCACGGAGCCGGGGTCGGCCATGACGTCCTCGATGTTCCGGGACCTCGAGGCCGGCGGGCGCATCGAGGGCGGCCACATCATCGGCGACCTGCTCCGCCGCGGGGCGGGCCCCCTTCCCATGCTGGCCCTGGTGGACGCGAGCCTGCGCACCTACCAGGCCCGGCGCGCCAGGGAGGCCTAG